In Pongo pygmaeus isolate AG05252 chromosome 13, NHGRI_mPonPyg2-v2.0_pri, whole genome shotgun sequence, one genomic interval encodes:
- the MED22 gene encoding mediator of RNA polymerase II transcription subunit 22 isoform X2: MAQQRALPQSKETLLQSYNKRLKDDIKSIMDNFTEIIKTAKIEDETQVSRATQGEQDNYEMHVRAANIVRAGESLMKLVSDLKQFLILNDFPSVNEAIDQRNQQLRALQEECDRKLITLRDEISIDLYELEEEYYSSSCGNALYLTTEEEKDYKQMEAYMKRKPGRNWPDFVVGSHLSCS, translated from the exons ATGGCCCAGCAGAGAGCCCTGCCCCAGAGCAAGGAGACGCTGCTGCAGTCCTACAACAAGCGGCTGAAGGACGACATTAAGTCCATCATGGACAACTTCACCGAGATCATCAAGACCGCCAAG ATTGAGGACGAGACGCAGGTGTCACGGGCCACTCAGGGTGAACAGGACAATTACGAGATGCATGTGCGAGCCGCCAACATC GTCCGAGCTGGTGAGTCCCTGATGAAGCTGGTGTCCGACCTCAAGCAGTTCCTGATCCTCAATGACTTCCCCTCCGTGAACGAGGCCATCGACCAGCGCAACCAGCAGCTGCGCGCACTGCAGGAGGAGTGCGACCGGAAGCTCATCACGCTGCGAGACGAGATCTCCATTGACCTCTACGAGCTGGAGGAGGAGTATTACTCGTCCAG CTGTGGAAATGCCTTGTACTTAACcactgaggaagaaaaagattaCAAACAGATGGAAGCATATATGAAGCGAAAGCCTGGAAGGAACTGGCCAGACTTTGTGGTGGGATCCCACTTATCCTGTTCCTAA
- the MED22 gene encoding mediator of RNA polymerase II transcription subunit 22 isoform X3, with the protein MAQQRALPQSKETLLQSYNKRLKDDIKSIMDNFTEIIKTAKIEDETQVSRATQGEQDNYEMHVRAANIVRAGESLMKLVSDLKQFLILNDFPSVNEAIDQRNQQLRALQEECDRKLITLRDEISIDLYELEEEYYSSSSSSTIHVLHLLMGEAVIFPDV; encoded by the exons ATGGCCCAGCAGAGAGCCCTGCCCCAGAGCAAGGAGACGCTGCTGCAGTCCTACAACAAGCGGCTGAAGGACGACATTAAGTCCATCATGGACAACTTCACCGAGATCATCAAGACCGCCAAG ATTGAGGACGAGACGCAGGTGTCACGGGCCACTCAGGGTGAACAGGACAATTACGAGATGCATGTGCGAGCCGCCAACATC GTCCGAGCTGGTGAGTCCCTGATGAAGCTGGTGTCCGACCTCAAGCAGTTCCTGATCCTCAATGACTTCCCCTCCGTGAACGAGGCCATCGACCAGCGCAACCAGCAGCTGCGCGCACTGCAGGAGGAGTGCGACCGGAAGCTCATCACGCTGCGAGACGAGATCTCCATTGACCTCTACGAGCTGGAGGAGGAGTATTACTCGTCCAG TTCCTCCAGCACCATCCATGTGCTTCATCTTCTCATGGGGGAGGCCGTCATCTTTCCCGATGTATGA
- the MED22 gene encoding mediator of RNA polymerase II transcription subunit 22 isoform X1, with protein sequence MAQQRALPQSKETLLQSYNKRLKDDIKSIMDNFTEIIKTAKIEDETQVSRATQGEQDNYEMHVRAANIVRAGESLMKLVSDLKQFLILNDFPSVNEAIDQRNQQLRALQEECDRKLITLRDEISIDLYELEEEYYSSSSSLCEANDLPLCEAYGRLDLDTDSADGLSAPLLASPEPSAGPLQVAAPVHSHAGGPGPTEHA encoded by the exons ATGGCCCAGCAGAGAGCCCTGCCCCAGAGCAAGGAGACGCTGCTGCAGTCCTACAACAAGCGGCTGAAGGACGACATTAAGTCCATCATGGACAACTTCACCGAGATCATCAAGACCGCCAAG ATTGAGGACGAGACGCAGGTGTCACGGGCCACTCAGGGTGAACAGGACAATTACGAGATGCATGTGCGAGCCGCCAACATC GTCCGAGCTGGTGAGTCCCTGATGAAGCTGGTGTCCGACCTCAAGCAGTTCCTGATCCTCAATGACTTCCCCTCCGTGAACGAGGCCATCGACCAGCGCAACCAGCAGCTGCGCGCACTGCAGGAGGAGTGCGACCGGAAGCTCATCACGCTGCGAGACGAGATCTCCATTGACCTCTACGAGCTGGAGGAGGAGTATTACTCGTCCAG CTCAAGCCTTTGCGAAGCTAATGACCTGCCTCTGTGCGAAGCTTACGGGAGGCTGGATCTCGACACAGACTCTGCTGATGGCCTCTCGGCCCCTCTGCTGGCGTCCCCGGAGCCCAGTGCTGGCCCCCTACAGGTGGCAGCCCCTGTCCACTCCCATGCTGGTGGTCCTGGCCCCACTGAGCACGCCTGA
- the MED22 gene encoding mediator of RNA polymerase II transcription subunit 22 isoform X4, producing MAQQRALPQSKETLLQSYNKRLKDDIKSIMDNFTEIIKTAKIEDETQVSRATQGEQDNYEMHVRAANIVRAGESLMKLVSDLKQFLILNDFPSVNEAIDQRNQQLRALQEECDRKLITLRDEISIDLYELEEEYYSSRYK from the exons ATGGCCCAGCAGAGAGCCCTGCCCCAGAGCAAGGAGACGCTGCTGCAGTCCTACAACAAGCGGCTGAAGGACGACATTAAGTCCATCATGGACAACTTCACCGAGATCATCAAGACCGCCAAG ATTGAGGACGAGACGCAGGTGTCACGGGCCACTCAGGGTGAACAGGACAATTACGAGATGCATGTGCGAGCCGCCAACATC GTCCGAGCTGGTGAGTCCCTGATGAAGCTGGTGTCCGACCTCAAGCAGTTCCTGATCCTCAATGACTTCCCCTCCGTGAACGAGGCCATCGACCAGCGCAACCAGCAGCTGCGCGCACTGCAGGAGGAGTGCGACCGGAAGCTCATCACGCTGCGAGACGAGATCTCCATTGACCTCTACGAGCTGGAGGAGGAGTATTACTCGTCCAGGTATAAATAG
- the RPL7A gene encoding large ribosomal subunit protein eL8 — MPKGKKAKGKKVAPAPAVVKKQEAKKVVNPLFEKRPKNFGIGQDIQPKRDLTRFVKWPRYIRLQRQRAILYKRLKVPPAINQFTQALDRQTATQLLKLAHKYRPETKQEKKQRLLARAEKKAAGKGDVPTKRPPVLRAGVNTVTTLVENKKAQLVVIAHDVDPIELVVFLPALCRKMGVPYCIIKGKARLGRLVHRKTCTTVAFTQVNSEDKGALAKLVEAIRTNYNDRYDEIRRHWGGNILGPKSVARIAKLEKAKAKELATKLG, encoded by the exons ATG CCGAAAGGAAAGAAGGCCAAGGGAAAGAAGGTGGCTCCGGCCCCTGCTGTCGTGAAGAAGCAGGAGGCTAAGAAAGTGGTGAATCCCCTGTTTGAGAAAAGGCCTAAGAATTTTGGCATTG GACAGGACATCCAGCCCAAAAGAGACCTCACCCGCTTTGTGAAATGGCCCCGCTATATCAGGTTGCAGCGGCAGAGAGCCATCCTCTATAAGCGGCTGAAAGTGCCTCCTGCGATTAACCAGTTCACCCAGGCCCTGGACCGCCAAACAG CTACTCAGCTGCTTAAGCTGGCCCACAAGTACAGACCAGAGACAAAGCAAGAGAAGAAGCAGAGACTGTTGGCCCGGGCCGAGAAGAAAGCTGCTGGCAAAGGGGACGTCCCCACGAAGAGACCACCTGTCCTTCGAGCAG GAGTTAACACCGTCACCACCTTGGTGGAGAACAAGAAAGCTCAGCTGGTGGTGATTGCACACGACGTGGATCCCATCGAG CTGGTTGTCTTCTTGCCTGCCCTGTGTCGTAAAATGGGGGTCCCTTACTGCATTATCAAGGGGAAGGCAAGACTGGGACGTCTAGTCCACAGGAAGACTTGCACCACTGTCGCCTTCACACAGGTGAACTC TGAAGACAAAGGCGCTTTGGCTAAGCTGGTGGAAGCTATCAGGACCAATTACAATGACAGATATGATGAG aTCCGCCGTCACTGGGGCGGCAACATCCTGGGTCCTAAGTCTGTGGCTCGTATCGCCAAGCTCGAAAAGGCAAAGGCTAAAGAACTTGCCACTAAACTGGGTTAA
- the LOC129044120 gene encoding surfeit locus protein 1 isoform X2 has translation MAAVAALHLGLRAAGLRAAGLGRASASAAWRSVLGVSPRPGVAWRPSRCGSSAAEASATKAEDDSFLQWVLLLIPVTAFGLGTWQVQRRKWKLNLIAELESRVLAEPVTLPADPMELKNLEYRPVKVRGCFDHSKELYMMPRTMVDPVREAREGGLISSSTQSGAYVVTPFHCTDLGITILVNRGFVPRKKVNPETRQKGQIEGEVDLIGMVRLTETRQPFVPENNPERNHWHYRDLEAMARITGAEPIFIDANFQSTVPGGPIGGQTRVTLRNEHLQYIVTWYGLSAATSYLWFKKFLRGTPGV, from the exons atggcggcGGTGGCTGCGTTGCACCTGGGGCTGCGGGCGGCGGGGCTGCGGGCGGCGGGGCTGGGACGG GCCTCGGCCAGCGCCGCCTGGAGGAGCGTCCTCGGGGTCTCCCCGCGCCCAG GGGTGGCCTGGAGGCCAAGCAGATGTGGCAGTTCTGCAGCAGAAGCATCTGCCACAAAAGCGGAAGATGACTCCTTTCTTCAGTGGGTCCTGCTCCTCATCCCTGTGACTGCCTTTGGCTTGGGGACGTGGCAG GTCCAGCGTCGGAAGTGGAAGCTGAACCTGATTGCAGAGTTGGAGTCCAGAGTTCTGGCTGAGCCTGTCACTCTGCCAGCAGA CCCAATGGAACTGAAAAATCTGGAGTATAGGCCAGTGAAGGTCAGGGGGTGCTTTGACCACTCCAAGGAGCTGTATATGATGCCCCGGACCATGGTGGACCCTGTCCGGGAGGCCCGGGAGGGCGGCCTCATCTCCTCCTCAACTCAGAGTGGGGCCTATGTggtcactcccttccactgcaccgACCTGGG GATCACCATTCTGGTAAATAGAGGGTTCGTTCCCAGGAAGAAAGTGAATCCTGAAACCCGGCAGAAAGGCCAG ATTGAGGGAGAAGTGGACCTCATTGGGATGGTGAGGCTGACAGAAACCAGGCAGCCTTTTGTCCCCGAGAACAATCCAGAAAGGAACCACTGGCATTATCGAGACCTGGAAGCTATGGCCAGAATCACAGGCGCAGAGCCGATCTTCATTGATGCCAACTTCC AGAGCACAGTCCCTGGGGGACCCATTGGAGGGCAAACCAGAGTTACTCTGAGGAACGAGCATCTGCAGTACATCGTGACCTG GTATGGACTCTCTGCAGCTACATCATACCTCTGGTTTAAGAAATTCCTACGTGGGACACCTGGTGTGTGA
- the LOC129044120 gene encoding surfeit locus protein 1 isoform X1 — MAAVAALHLGLRAAGLRAAGLGRASASAAWRSVLGVSPRPVSLLLPRLECSGAISAHSNDLLPGSSDSPASASGVVGITGVAWRPSRCGSSAAEASATKAEDDSFLQWVLLLIPVTAFGLGTWQVQRRKWKLNLIAELESRVLAEPVTLPADPMELKNLEYRPVKVRGCFDHSKELYMMPRTMVDPVREAREGGLISSSTQSGAYVVTPFHCTDLGITILVNRGFVPRKKVNPETRQKGQIEGEVDLIGMVRLTETRQPFVPENNPERNHWHYRDLEAMARITGAEPIFIDANFQSTVPGGPIGGQTRVTLRNEHLQYIVTWYGLSAATSYLWFKKFLRGTPGV, encoded by the exons atggcggcGGTGGCTGCGTTGCACCTGGGGCTGCGGGCGGCGGGGCTGCGGGCGGCGGGGCTGGGACGG GCCTCGGCCAGCGCCGCCTGGAGGAGCGTCCTCGGGGTCTCCCCGCGCCCAG tttcgctcttgttgcccaggctggagtgcagtggcgcaatctcggctcacagcaacgacctcctcccaggttcaagcgattctcctgcttcagcctccggagtagttgggattacag GGGTGGCCTGGAGGCCAAGCAGATGTGGCAGTTCTGCAGCAGAAGCATCTGCCACAAAAGCGGAAGATGACTCCTTTCTTCAGTGGGTCCTGCTCCTCATCCCTGTGACTGCCTTTGGCTTGGGGACGTGGCAG GTCCAGCGTCGGAAGTGGAAGCTGAACCTGATTGCAGAGTTGGAGTCCAGAGTTCTGGCTGAGCCTGTCACTCTGCCAGCAGA CCCAATGGAACTGAAAAATCTGGAGTATAGGCCAGTGAAGGTCAGGGGGTGCTTTGACCACTCCAAGGAGCTGTATATGATGCCCCGGACCATGGTGGACCCTGTCCGGGAGGCCCGGGAGGGCGGCCTCATCTCCTCCTCAACTCAGAGTGGGGCCTATGTggtcactcccttccactgcaccgACCTGGG GATCACCATTCTGGTAAATAGAGGGTTCGTTCCCAGGAAGAAAGTGAATCCTGAAACCCGGCAGAAAGGCCAG ATTGAGGGAGAAGTGGACCTCATTGGGATGGTGAGGCTGACAGAAACCAGGCAGCCTTTTGTCCCCGAGAACAATCCAGAAAGGAACCACTGGCATTATCGAGACCTGGAAGCTATGGCCAGAATCACAGGCGCAGAGCCGATCTTCATTGATGCCAACTTCC AGAGCACAGTCCCTGGGGGACCCATTGGAGGGCAAACCAGAGTTACTCTGAGGAACGAGCATCTGCAGTACATCGTGACCTG GTATGGACTCTCTGCAGCTACATCATACCTCTGGTTTAAGAAATTCCTACGTGGGACACCTGGTGTGTGA
- the LOC129044120 gene encoding surfeit locus protein 1 isoform X3 — protein sequence MPPASRKRPRGRASASAAWRSVLGVSPRPGVAWRPSRCGSSAAEASATKAEDDSFLQWVLLLIPVTAFGLGTWQVQRRKWKLNLIAELESRVLAEPVTLPADPMELKNLEYRPVKVRGCFDHSKELYMMPRTMVDPVREAREGGLISSSTQSGAYVVTPFHCTDLGITILVNRGFVPRKKVNPETRQKGQIEGEVDLIGMVRLTETRQPFVPENNPERNHWHYRDLEAMARITGAEPIFIDANFQSTVPGGPIGGQTRVTLRNEHLQYIVTWYGLSAATSYLWFKKFLRGTPGV from the exons ATGCCTCCTGCGTCCCGGAAGCGCCCGcggggccgg GCCTCGGCCAGCGCCGCCTGGAGGAGCGTCCTCGGGGTCTCCCCGCGCCCAG GGGTGGCCTGGAGGCCAAGCAGATGTGGCAGTTCTGCAGCAGAAGCATCTGCCACAAAAGCGGAAGATGACTCCTTTCTTCAGTGGGTCCTGCTCCTCATCCCTGTGACTGCCTTTGGCTTGGGGACGTGGCAG GTCCAGCGTCGGAAGTGGAAGCTGAACCTGATTGCAGAGTTGGAGTCCAGAGTTCTGGCTGAGCCTGTCACTCTGCCAGCAGA CCCAATGGAACTGAAAAATCTGGAGTATAGGCCAGTGAAGGTCAGGGGGTGCTTTGACCACTCCAAGGAGCTGTATATGATGCCCCGGACCATGGTGGACCCTGTCCGGGAGGCCCGGGAGGGCGGCCTCATCTCCTCCTCAACTCAGAGTGGGGCCTATGTggtcactcccttccactgcaccgACCTGGG GATCACCATTCTGGTAAATAGAGGGTTCGTTCCCAGGAAGAAAGTGAATCCTGAAACCCGGCAGAAAGGCCAG ATTGAGGGAGAAGTGGACCTCATTGGGATGGTGAGGCTGACAGAAACCAGGCAGCCTTTTGTCCCCGAGAACAATCCAGAAAGGAACCACTGGCATTATCGAGACCTGGAAGCTATGGCCAGAATCACAGGCGCAGAGCCGATCTTCATTGATGCCAACTTCC AGAGCACAGTCCCTGGGGGACCCATTGGAGGGCAAACCAGAGTTACTCTGAGGAACGAGCATCTGCAGTACATCGTGACCTG GTATGGACTCTCTGCAGCTACATCATACCTCTGGTTTAAGAAATTCCTACGTGGGACACCTGGTGTGTGA
- the SURF2 gene encoding surfeit locus protein 2: protein MSELPADVRAFLREHPSLRLQPDARKVRCILTGHELPCRLPELQVYTRGKKYQRLVRAFPAFDYAEFEPHIVPSTKNSHQLFCKLTLRHINKCPEHVLRHTQGRRYQRALCKYEECQKQGVEYVPACLVHRRRRREDQMDGDGPRPREAFWEPTSSDEGGAASDDSMTDLYPPELFTRKDLGSTEDGDGTDDFLTEEDDEKAKPPREKATDEGRRETAVYRGLVQKRGKKQLGSLKKKFKSHHRKPKSFSSCKQPG, encoded by the exons ATGAGCGAGTTGCCGGCCGATGTGCGGGCCTTCCTGCGCGAGCACCCGAGCCTGCGGCTCCAGCCGGACGCCCGCAAG GTGAGGTGCATTCTGACGGGTCACGAGCTGCCCTGCCGCCTGCCGGAGCTCCAGGTCTACACCCGCGGCAAAAAGTACCAGCGGCTGGTCCGCGCCTTCCCGGCCTTCGACTATGCAGAGTTCGAGCCGCACATCGTGCCCAGTACCAAGAACTC GCACCAGTTGTTCTGCAAACTCACCCTGCGGCACATCAACAAGTGCCCAGAACACGTGCTGAGGCACACCCAGGGCCGGAGGTACCAGCGAGCTCTGTGTAAAT ATGAAGAATGTCAGAAGCAAGGGGTGGAGTACGTGCCTGCCTGCCTGGTGCaccggaggaggaggagggaggaccaGATGGATGGTGACGGGCCTCGCCCGCGGGAAGCCTTCTGGGAGCCCACGTCCAGTGATGAGGGGGGAGCTGCAAGTGATGACAGCATGACAGACCTGTACCCAC CTGAGCTATTCACCAGAAAGGACCTTGGAAGCACGGAGGACGGGGATGGCACTGATGACTTTTTGACAGAAGAAGACGATGAGAAGGCAAAGCCCCCAAGAGAGAAGGCCACTGATGAGGGCAGGAGAGAGACGGCCGTGTACCGAGGGCTGGTCCAGAAGCGCGGGAAG AAGCAGTTGGGCTCGTTGAAAAAGAAGTTCAAGAGTCATCACCGTAAACCCAAGAGCTTCAGCTCCTGTAAACAGCCAGGTTAA